A single window of Bufo bufo chromosome 10, aBufBuf1.1, whole genome shotgun sequence DNA harbors:
- the CNOT1 gene encoding CCR4-NOT transcription complex subunit 1 isoform X2: MNLDSLSLALSQISYLVDNLTKKNYRASQLEIQHIVNRHGPEADRHLLRCLFSHVDFSGDGKSSGKDFHQTQFLIQECASLITKPNFISTLAYAIDNPLHYQKSLKPSPHLFTQLSKVLKLSKVQEVIFGLALLGSSSADLRGFAAQFVKQKLPDLLRSYVDVDVSGSQEGGFQDIAIEVLHLLLSNLLFGQKGAFGVGQEQIVAFLKTLRRDFPQERCPVVLAPLLYPEKRDILMDRILSDSGGITKTMMDSSLADFMQEVGYSFCASVEECRNIIIQFGVREVTAVQVARVLGMMARTHSGLTDGISLQSISSPGSGIWSDGKDKNDSVQAHTWNVEVFIDVVKELNPSLNFKDVIYELDNPMFLVRDSKGLQTVVYGIQRGLGMDVFPVDLIYRAWKHAEGQLSFIQYSLMNPDIFCFADYPCHAVATDILKAPPEDDNREIATWKSLELIESLLRLAEVGLYEQVKQLFSYPIKHCPDMLVLALLQINPSWNTLRHELISTLMPIFLGNHPNSAIILHYAWHGQGQSPSIRQLIMHAMAEWYMRGEQYDQARLSRILDVAQDLKALSMLLNATPFAFVIDLAALASRREYLKLDKWLTDKIREHGEPFVQACMTFLKRRCPSILGGIVPEKDQPKSAQLPPETLATMLACLQACAGSVSQELSETILTMVANCSNVVNKARQPPPGVMPKGRPPSTSSLDAISPVQIDPLAAMASLSIGGSAVPHTQSLPAFPPNLGSAFSTPQSPAKAFPPLTTPNQSTGFSGLGGLSSQLPGGLSTGSLSGMGTGGLGLSAVNSDPFGQRKLSTSGLSQPTFQQTDLSQVWPEANQHFTKEIDDEANSYFQRIYNQPPHPTMSVDEVLEMLQRFKDSSIKREREVFNCMLRNLFEEYRFFPQYPDKELHITACLFGGIIEKGLVTYMALGLALRYVLEALRKPYGSKMYFFGIAALDRFKNRLKDYPQYCQHLASITHFIQFPHHLQEYIEYGQQSRDPPVKMQGSITTPGSIALSQAQAQAQAQVPAKAPLPGPVSTNVVTTSTATTSAKTITITRPTGVSFKKDVPPSINTTNIDTLLVATDQTERIVEPPENVQEKIAFIFNNLSQSNMTQKVEELKETVKDEFMPWVSQYLVMKRVSIELNFHSLYSNFLDALKNLEFNKMVLAETYRNIKVLLTSDKAAANFSDRSLLKNLGHWLGMITLAKNKPILHTDLDVKSLLLEAYMKGQQEMLYVVPFVAKVLESSIRSVVFRPPNPWTMAIMNVLAELHQEHDLKLNLKFEIEVLCKNLAIDINDLKPGNLLKDKDRLKSLDEQLSAPKKDVKQPEELPPITNANEYAIRTAGKLWASVEKQESDAVFTATATAPPPSATCTATAPPQPQYSYHDIHVYSLAGLAPHITLNPTIPLFQAHPQLKQCVRQAIERAVQELVHPVVDRSIKIAMTTCEQIVRKDFALDSEESRMRVAAHHMMRNLTAGMAMITCREPLLMSIATNLKNSFATAMRAASPQQREMMEQAAAQLAQDNCELACCFIQKTAVEKAGPEMDKRLATEFELRKHARQEGRRYCDPVVLTYQAERMPEQIRLKVGGVDPKQLAVYEEFARNVPGFLPTNDLTQPTGFLAQPMKQQAWATDDVAQIYDKCITELEQHLHAIPPTLAMNPQAQALRSLLEAVALARNSRDAIAALGLLQKAVEGLLDATSGADADLLLRYRECHLLVLKALQDGRAYGSPWCNKQITRCLIECRDEYKYNVEAVELLIRNHLVNMQQYDVHLAQSMENGLNYMAVAFAMQLVKILLVDERSVSHVTEAEFFHTIETLMRINAHSRGNAPEGLPQLMDVLRSNFEAMLERAQGGPNFMMHSGISQASEYDDPPGLREKAEYLLREWVNLYHSAAAGRDSTKAFSAFVGQMHQQGILKTDDLITRFFRLCTEMCVEISYRAQAEQQHNPAANPTMIRAKCYHNLDAFVRLIALLVKHSGEATNTVTKINLLNKVLGIVVGVLLQDHEVRQSEFQQLPYHRIFIMLLLELNAPEHVLETINFQTLTAFCNTFHILRPTKAAGFVYAWLELISHRIFIARMLAHTPQQKGWPMYAQLLIDLFKYLAPFLRNVELTKPMQILYKGTLRVLLVLLHDFPEFLCDYHYGFCDVIPPNCIQLRNLILSAFPRNMRLPDPFTPNLKVDMLSEINIAPRILTNFTGVMPPQFKKDLDSYLKTRSPVTFLSELRSNLQVSNEPGNRYSIQLINALVLYVGTQAIAHIHNKGSTPSMSTITHSAHMDIFQNLAVDLDTEGRYLFLNAIANQLRYPNSHTHYFSCTMLYLFAEANTEAIQEQITRVLLERLIVNRPHPWGLLITFIELIKNPAFKFWNHDFVHCAPEIEKLFQSVAQCCMGQKQAQQVMEGTGAS; this comes from the exons ATGAATCTTGACTCGCTTTCGCTGGCCTTGTCTCAAATCAGCTACCTGGTGGACAACCTGACGAAGAAAAATTACCGCGCCAGCCAGCTGGAAATACAACAC ATTGTGAATCGGCACGGCCCGGAGGCAGACAGGCACTTGTTACGCTGTCTATTCTCTCATGTGGATTTCAGTGGCGATGGTAAAAGCAGTGGCAAGGATTTCCATCAG ACCCAGTTTCTGATCCAGGAGTGTGCCTCGCTGATAACAAAACCGAATTTCATCTCTACTCTTGCGTACGCCATTGACAATCCCTTGCACTATCAGAAG AGCCTGAAGCCGTCTCCTCATCTCTTCACCCAGTTGAGTAAAGTTCTGAAGCTTAGCAAAGTCCAAGAG GTCATCTTTGGCTTGGCTCTTCTCGGCTCCTCCAGCGCTGACCTGCGGGGTTTTG CTGCGCAGTTTGTGAAGCAGAAGCTCCCGGATCTCCTGCGCTCTTACGTAGACGTGGACGTTAGTGGAAGCCAAGAAGGTGGATTCCAAGACATCGCCATAGAGGTCCTGCACCTCCTCCTCTCCAATCTCCTTTTCGGCCAGAAGGGAGCCTTCGGGGTCGGACAGGAGCAGATTGTAGCCTTCCTCAAGACCCTCCGCAGAG aTTTCCCCCAGGAGCGCTGTCCGGTGGTGCTTGCACCACTCCTCTACCCTGAAAAACGGGACATCCTGATGGACCGGATTCTTTCTGACTCTGGAGGAATCACCAAAACCATGATGGACAGTTCCCTGGCAGACTTCATGCAGGAGGTTGGCTACAGTTTCTGTGCCAG CGTGGAGGAATGCCGCAATATCATCATTCAGTTTGGTGTCCGAGAAGTTACTGCTGTGCAGGTGGCTCGGGTGTTGGGGATGATGGCCCGGACACACTCAGGGCTGACGGATGGCATCTCCTTGCAG TCTATTTCATCTCCTGGCAGTGGAATCTGGAGCGATGGTAAAGACAAAAATGACAGTGTGCAGGCCCATACCTGGAATGTGGAGGTCTTTATAGATGTTGTGAAAGAGCTG AATCCAAGCTTGAACTTTAAGGATGTCATATATGAGCTCGATAATCCAATGTTCCTGGTTCGTGACAGCAAAGGCCTCCAGACTGTGGTGTATGGCATCCAGAGAGGGCTTGGGATGGACGTGTTCCCGGTGGATCTGATCTACAGGGCATGGAAGCATGCGGAGGGGCAA CTCTCCTTCATCCAGTATTCCCTGATGAATCCAGATATTTTCTGCTTTGCGGATTACCCCTGTCATGCTGTGGCCACAGATATCCTCAAGGCCCCCCCGGAGGATGACAATCGTGAGATTGCCACATG GAAGAGTCTGGAGCTGATCGAGTCCCTGCTTCGGCTGGCTGAGGTGGGGCTGTACGAGCAGGTCAAGCAGCTCTTCAGCTATCCCATCAAGCACTGTCCCGATATGCTGGTGCTGGCCTTACTCCAGATCAATCCCTCGTGGAACACCCTGCGCCATGAACTCATCTCCACATTGATGCCAATATTCCTTGGTAACCATCCCAACTCTGCCATCATTTTGCACTATGCATGGCATGGTCAG GGCCAGTCTCCTTCCATCCGACAGCTGATCATGCATGCCATGGCAGAGTGGTATATGCGTGGTGAACAGTATGACCAGGCTCGGCTTTCTCGTATACTTGATGTGGCCCAAGATTTAAAG GCCTTATCAATGCTGCTGAATGCTACTCCATTTGCCTTTGTCATTGACCTTGCTGCACTCGCCTCCCGACGGGAATACCTCAAACTGGACAAATGGTTGACTGACAAAATCCGGGAACATGGG GAGCCTTTTGTCCAGGCTTGCATGACCTTCCTCAAACGACGCTGTCCTTCCATACTTGGTGGCATAGTTCCAGAAAAAGACCAACCAAAAAGCGCCCAACTTCCACCAGAAACCCTGGCAACCATGCTGGCATGTCTCCAAGCCTGCGCTGG GAGCGTGTCACAGGAGCTGTCCGAAACCATTCTTACCATGGTCGCTAACTGTAGTAACGTGGTGAACAAGGCTCGTCAGCCGCCTCCGGGGGTGATGCCAAAAGGCCGTCCTCCCAGCACCAGCAGCTTGGACGCCATTTCCCCAGTACAG ATTGATCCTCTCGCTGCCATGGCCTCTCTCAGCATCGGTGGTTCTGCTGTTCCTCACACACAGAGCTTGCCCGCATTTCCTCCCAACCTGGGCTCTGCCTTCAGCACCCCACAGTCACCAGCAAAGGCCTTTCCACCACTGACCACTCCGAACCAGTCCACAGGGTTCAGTGGCCTTGGGGGCCTCTCCTCCCAGCTGCCAG GTGGGCTCAGCACGGGCAGTCTTTCTGGAATGGGCACAGGTGGTCTAGGGCTTTCTGCTGTCAACAGCGACCCGTTTGGGCAAAGAAAACTCAGCACTTCTGGACTCAGTCAGCCAACATTCCAACAGA CCGATCTGTCTCAGGTGTGGCCAGAGGCTAACCAGCACTTTACTAAGGAGATTGATGATGAGGCAAACAGCTACTTTCAGCGTATTTACAACCAGCCGCCTCACCCGACCATGTCTGTGGATGAG GTACTGGAAATGCTGCAGAGGTTTAAGGATTCCAGTATTAAGCGGGAACGTGAGGTCTTTAATTGCATGCTCCGAAACCTGTTCGAAGAGTACCGCTTCTTCCCCCAGTATCCAGACAAGGAGCTCCATATCACCGCCTGCTTGTTTGGTGGCATCATTGAGAAAGGACTTGTCACGTACATGGCTTTGGGGCTGGCGCTGCGCTATGTACTAGAAGCTCTCCGCAAACCTTATGGATCCAAAATGTATTTCTTTGGCATCGCTGCACTAGATAGGTTTAAAAACAG attGAAAGATTACCCCCAGTATTGTCAGCACTTGGCTTCTATCACTCACTTTAtccagttccctcatcacctgcaAGAG TACATAGAGTACGGTCAGCAGTCCCGGGATCCTCCGGTCAAGATGCAGGGCTCAATCACCACCCCTGGAAGCATTGCACTTTCCCAAGCCCAGGCACAAGCTCAGGCCCAGGTCCCAGCCAAAGCGCCTCTTCCTGGTCCAGTGAGCACAAACGTAGTCACCACCTCTACTGCCACAACTTCAGCCAAAACCATCACTATCACCAGGCCCACCGGCGTCAGCTTCAAGAAGGATGTACCG CCGTCCATCAACACTACCAATATAGACACTCTGCTTGTGGCAACTGATCAGACGGAGAGGATTGTGGAGCCGCCAGAGAACGTGCAAGAGAAAATCGCCTTcatctttaacaacttgtcccagtcCAACATGACGCAGAAG GTGGAGGAGCTGAAGGAGACAGTGAAGGATGAATTCATGCCCTGGGTGTCCCAATATTTGGTGATGAAGAGGGTCAGCATTGAACTGAACTTCCATAGCTTGTACTCCAACTTCCTGGATGCTCTGAAGAACCTGGAGTTCAACAAGATGGTTCTGGCTGAGACTTACCGCAATATCAAG GTGCTTCTGACATCTGACAAAGCTGCCGCCAACTTCTCTGACCGCTCTCTGCTGAAGAACCTGGGCCACTGGTTGGGAATGATCACGCTGGCAAAGAACAAGCCCATCCTGCACACG GACCTGGATGTGAAGTCCTTGCTGCTGGAAGCCTATATGAAGGGACAGCAAgagatgctctatgttgtgcctttTGTTGCCAAAGTCTTGGAGTCCAGCATCAGGAGTGTG GTTTTCCGCCCGCCGAATCCCTGGACTATGGCTATAATGAATGTACTGGCAGAGCTTCATCAAGAACATGACTTGAAG CTGAATCTTAAGTTTGAGATTGAAGTTCTGTGTAAGAATCTGGCCATAGACATCAATGACTTGAAGCCTGGCAACCTGCTGAAGGACAAGGATCGTCTTAAATCCTTGGATGAGCAGCTTTCTGCCCCTAAGAAGGATGTTAAGCAGCCGGAGGAGCTGCCGCCGATCACCAATGCCAATGAGTATGCCATCCGCACGGCTGGGAAGCTCTGGGCCTCGGTGGAGAAGCAGGAGTCTGATGCGGTCTTCACAG CAACTGCCACCGCACCACCGCCGAGTGCCACATGcacggccactgcaccaccacagCCTCAGTACAGCTACCATGATATCCATGTCTACTCTCTTGCAGGACTTGCTCCTCACATCACCCTTAATCCCACG ATTCCCCTCTTCCAGGCTCATCCGCAGCTCAAGCAGTGTGTGCGCCAGGCGATAGAGCGTGCCGTGCAGGAACTGGTACATCCTGTGGTGGACCGTTCCATCAAGATCGCAATGACCACTTGTGAGCAGATCGTGCGGAAGGATTTTGCGTTGGATTCTGAGGAGTCTCGGATGAGGGTGGCAGCCCATCACATGATGAGAAACTTGACTGCAGGCATGGCCATGATTACCTGCCGGGAGCCTCTGCTCATGAGTATCGCAACCAACCTCAAGAACAGCTTTGCCACAGCCATGCGG GCGGCCTCCCCCCAGCAGCGGGAGATGATGGAGCAGGCAGCGGCTCAGCTCGCTCAGGATAACTGTGAACTGGCCTGCTGCTTCATTCAGAAGACGGCGGTGGAGAAGGCTGGGCCGGAAATGGACAAACGACTCGCCACA GAGTTTGAATTGAGGAAGCACGCCAGGCAGGAAGGCCGTCGCTACTGTGATCCTGTTGTGCTGACGTATCAAGCAGAGCGCATGCCGGAACAGATCCGACTGAAG GTCGGCGGTGTGGACCCCAAGCAGCTGGCTGTTTATGAGGAGTTTGCACGTAACGTTCCCGGTTTCCTGCCCACCAACGATCTGACCCAGCCCACGGGATTCTTGGCTCAGCCCATGAAG CAACAAGCCTGGGCCACCGATGATGTCGCTCAGATTTATGATAAGTGCATAACTGAATTGGAGCAACATCTGCACGCCATTCCTCCCACTCTGGCCATGAACCCCCAGGCACAGGCTCTGCGCAGCTTACTGGAGGCCGTGGCCCTTGCTAGGAACTCTAGAGATGCCATTGCTGCATTAGGCCTACTACAGAAG GCTGTAGAGGGGCTCCTGGATGCCACGAGTGGAGCAGATGCTGACCTCCTCCTCCGGTATCGGGAGTGTCATCTCCTTGTCCTGAAGGCTCTCCAGGATGGCCGGGCTTATGGCTCTCCTTGGTGCAATAAGCAGATCACTAG GTGTTTAATCGAATGCCGGGATGAATATAAGTACAACGTGGAGGCCGTGGAGCTGCTGATCCGGAACCATCTGGTGAACATGCAGCAGTATGACGTCCATTTGGCTCAG TCCATGGAGAACGGGCTGAATTACATGGCTGTGGCCTTCGCAATGCAGCTGGTGAAGATCTTACTGGTGGATGAGCGCAGTGTCAGCCACGTGACTGAGGCGGAGTTCTTCCACACCATAGAAACTCTGATgcgcatcaatgcccactccagaGGCAATGCTCCTGAAGG GCTCCCCCAGCTGATGGATGTTTTGCGCTCAAATTTTGAGGCGATGCTTGAGCGGGCTCAGGGTGGGCCTAACTTCATGATGCATTCTGGCATCTCGCAAGCGTCGGAGTACGATGATCCTCCAGGCCTGCGGGAGAAGGCAGAGTATCTTCTGAGAGAGTGGGTGAACCTGTACCACTCGGCAGCTGCCGGACGTGACAGTACCAAGGCCTTCTCTGCGTTTGTTGGGCAG ATGCATCAGCAAGGGATCCTGAAGACGGATGACCTGATCACTCGCTTCTTCCGGCTGTGCACGGAGATGTGTGTGGAGATCAGCTACAGAGCCCAGGCAGAACAGCAGCATAACCCTGCCGCCAAccccaccatgatccgcgccaagTGCTATCATAATTTGGACGCCTTTGTGAGACTCATTGCGCTGCTGGTCAAGCATTCTGGAGAGGCCACCAATACAGTGACCAAGATTAACCTTCTCAATAAG GTCTTGGGGATTGTTGTGGGGGTCCTGCTCCAGGACCACGAGGTGAGGCAGAGTGAGTTCCAGCAGCTgccataccatcggatcttcattATGTTGCTGCTCGAGCTGAACGCTCCGGAGCATGTCCTTGAGACCATCAACTTCCAGACTCTCACCGCTTTCTG CAATACTTTCCACATCCTGCGGCCGACTAAAGCTGCGGGCTTTGTCTATGCCTGGCTGGAGCTGATTTCCCATCGGATCTTCATTGCACGAATGTTGGCGCACACGCCGCAGCAGAAG GGGTGGCCTATGTACGCCCAGCTGCTGATCGACCTCTTCAAGTATCTGGCGCCATTCCTCCGAAATGTGGAGCTCACCAAACCTATGCAGATTCTGTACAAG GGCACTCTGCGGGTGCTGCTGGTGCTCTTGCATGACTTCCCCGAGTTCCTCTGCGACTATCACTACGGCTTCTGTGACGTCATCCCACCCAACTGCATCCAACTGAGGAACCTGATCCTGAGTGCCTTCCCCCGCAACATGAGGCTTCCAGACCCCTTTACTCCCAACCTCAAG GTTGACATGCTGAGCGAGATTAACATTGCCCCCCGGATCCTCACTAACTTCACTGGAGTGATGCCCCCACAGTTCAAGAAGGACTTGGACTCATATCTGAAGACACGGTCACCGGTCACCTTCCTCTCAGAGCTCCGCAGCAACCTACAG GTCTCTAACGAGCCTGGAAATCGCTACAGCATCCAGCTGATCAATGCGCTGGTCCTGTACGTTGGGACGCAGGCGATTGCACACATCCACAACAAGGGCAGCACTCCCTCCATGAGCACCATCACTCACTCAGCCCACATGGACATCTTCCAGAACCTGGCTGTGGATCTGGACACTGAAG gtcgctacctcttcctGAATGCCATCGCCAACCAGCTGCGCTACCCCAACAGCCACACGCACTACTTcagctgcaccatgctgtacctcTTCGCTGAGGCCAACACTGAGGCCATACAGGAGCAGATCACCCG GGTCCTTCTGGAGCGGCTGATTGTGAACAGACCTCACCCCTGGGGGCTACTCATCACCTTCATCGAGCTGATTAAGAACCCCGCCTTCAAGTTCTGGAACCACGACTTTGTGCACTGTGCCCCCGAGATTGAGAA GTTGTTCCAGTCGGTGGCGCAGTGCTGCATGGGGCAGAAGCAGGCTCAGCAGGTGATGGAGGGCACCGGTGCCAGCTAG